The proteins below are encoded in one region of Candidatus Thiodiazotropha sp. LNASS1:
- a CDS encoding oxidoreductase: protein MTSYKAFRIHRENAQHSAGIEELELQPLDKGEILIRVQYSSINYKDALAGTGKAQIIRRYPLTGGIDACGEVAESSDKRFKSGDTVIVTGYELSTTVDGGYAEYLRVPADWVVPLPEGLTASQSMILGTAGFTAALALHRMEVNGQRPDMGPILITGATGGVGCIAVNIFDGEGFDVHAVTGKADQQAFLEHLGAQEVLGREQVSAYHHALERSTWGGAVDNVGGEMLSSITRKIKPWGNIAAIGLAGGHDLNTTVMPFILRGVSLIGINSAGCPYEIREEIWQRLATDLRPRHMDDILTQTVSIEQLPEIFDQILAGKITGRTLVSF from the coding sequence ATGACTTCTTATAAAGCCTTTCGTATCCATAGAGAGAATGCTCAACATTCGGCAGGGATTGAAGAACTTGAGTTACAACCCCTGGATAAGGGTGAAATCCTGATCCGTGTGCAATACTCCAGTATCAATTACAAAGATGCCCTGGCCGGGACAGGCAAGGCACAGATCATCAGACGCTATCCGCTGACCGGCGGTATCGATGCCTGCGGTGAAGTTGCCGAGAGCAGCGACAAACGTTTTAAATCTGGTGACACGGTGATTGTTACTGGTTACGAGCTCTCAACTACGGTTGATGGCGGCTATGCCGAATATCTTCGGGTGCCGGCAGACTGGGTAGTACCGTTGCCTGAGGGTCTCACCGCCTCCCAGTCGATGATCTTGGGCACCGCCGGTTTCACCGCTGCCTTGGCGCTGCACCGCATGGAGGTCAACGGCCAACGCCCGGATATGGGCCCCATATTGATCACCGGCGCCACCGGGGGGGTGGGCTGCATTGCGGTCAACATCTTCGATGGAGAGGGGTTTGATGTGCATGCCGTCACCGGCAAGGCGGATCAACAGGCCTTTCTGGAGCACCTCGGCGCGCAAGAGGTGTTGGGACGTGAGCAGGTCAGTGCCTACCACCACGCCCTGGAACGGAGCACATGGGGGGGTGCTGTGGACAACGTGGGTGGCGAAATGCTCTCCAGCATCACCCGCAAGATCAAACCCTGGGGCAACATCGCCGCAATCGGTTTGGCCGGCGGGCATGACTTGAATACCACGGTGATGCCATTCATTTTACGAGGCGTCAGCCTGATTGGAATCAACTCCGCCGGCTGCCCCTATGAGATTCGGGAAGAGATCTGGCAGCGCCTGGCCACCGACCTGCGGCCCAGGCACATGGACGACATCCTGACCCAGACAGTCTCCATAGAGCAGCTCCCGGAAATCTTTGACCAGATACTCGCGGGCAAGATTACGGGACGTACCCTGGTGTCCTTCTAG
- a CDS encoding PKD domain-containing protein, which yields MAIKLVGCYIVEYLAVILIIAGLTACGGSSSGDQSDSTDTQVTNQAPIAFISADPTSGIISLQVSVDGRESKDDTGIVGYQWDFGDGTASQLPNTSHIYTTAGSYVITLTVTDQDGQTGSVSTTIHALASDDNSGAIVPTAVSFFDDFEYSIERNYSGDPSGESNPFTTQGGWNQVKAVNITGSHNGYLYTVDEIPGYSGSFPGIDSTRVLAIEARPGSLGSQTDFYLQFGDENSPQGSVPADVWFQFWIYPNYYDDPADINDQLSAYDGRFKFIYPCRGGYPCAQENLAWLYSLGHTTGEPFWANTDNRELYMTTTDLRYADYLIAPDYNQFKLGQTDVSENITPNRWTLVKIHMDTSSTSASYEGWVRPFGGSWVKVAEWIDGVTPDFSWRIPEGDVGGHRVFRIPTTMDDFDSWIYLDDFAMTASEADLPIYPN from the coding sequence ATGGCTATCAAGTTAGTTGGTTGTTACATTGTCGAATATCTGGCCGTTATATTAATCATCGCCGGTTTGACAGCTTGTGGCGGCTCTTCATCAGGGGATCAAAGCGATTCAACTGACACCCAGGTTACGAATCAAGCACCAATCGCTTTCATTTCCGCTGACCCTACCAGTGGCATTATCAGTCTACAGGTGAGCGTTGATGGCAGGGAGTCCAAGGACGACACCGGTATCGTCGGATATCAGTGGGACTTTGGTGATGGCACAGCCTCTCAGTTGCCCAATACGTCACATATCTACACGACGGCAGGCAGTTATGTGATAACGCTGACAGTGACAGACCAGGATGGTCAAACCGGTTCTGTTTCAACGACAATTCATGCCCTGGCCTCAGATGACAATAGTGGCGCCATTGTGCCCACAGCCGTGTCGTTCTTCGATGATTTCGAATATTCGATCGAACGAAACTATTCCGGCGATCCCAGCGGAGAGAGCAATCCATTCACCACGCAAGGGGGTTGGAATCAGGTCAAAGCGGTGAACATTACCGGCAGCCATAATGGTTATCTCTATACCGTAGATGAAATACCTGGTTATTCCGGTAGTTTTCCAGGGATCGATTCAACCCGGGTACTCGCTATCGAAGCCCGTCCGGGTTCGCTGGGTTCCCAGACCGACTTCTATCTCCAGTTTGGTGATGAAAACTCGCCGCAAGGCAGTGTGCCCGCTGATGTCTGGTTTCAGTTCTGGATCTACCCTAACTATTACGACGATCCGGCAGATATCAATGATCAGCTCAGCGCCTATGATGGCCGCTTTAAATTTATCTATCCCTGCAGGGGCGGATACCCATGCGCGCAAGAAAACCTCGCATGGTTATATTCCCTCGGTCATACCACGGGTGAACCATTCTGGGCAAATACAGACAATCGTGAACTTTATATGACGACCACCGATTTACGCTATGCCGACTATCTGATAGCGCCTGACTACAATCAGTTCAAGCTGGGACAAACCGATGTCAGTGAGAACATTACGCCCAATCGATGGACCCTTGTGAAAATACATATGGATACATCGTCGACATCAGCTTCTTACGAAGGCTGGGTCAGGCCTTTTGGCGGCTCATGGGTGAAGGTGGCCGAGTGGATCGACGGTGTGACGCCTGACTTCTCCTGGCGTATTCCTGAGGGCGATGTGGGAGGCCACCGGGTCTTTAGAATACCGACAACCATGGATGATTTTGATTCATGGATCTATCTGGATGACTTTGCCATGACCGCTTCGGAAGCGGACCTTCCCATCTATCCCAATTGA
- a CDS encoding DUF2934 domain-containing protein — MGKKSDQKKSKKDKDKKKLTTQTKKSSKKEKKGAKESAAVNPQLRLDMIAEAAYFIAEKHGFDPQRATQDWQQAEEQIDEMLKSKYGEATS, encoded by the coding sequence ATGGGGAAAAAAAGCGATCAAAAGAAAAGCAAGAAGGATAAAGACAAGAAAAAGTTAACCACACAGACGAAAAAAAGCAGTAAAAAAGAGAAAAAAGGCGCTAAAGAGAGTGCTGCGGTAAATCCACAGCTGCGGCTGGATATGATCGCCGAAGCTGCCTACTTTATCGCTGAAAAGCATGGATTCGATCCGCAGAGGGCAACGCAGGATTGGCAACAGGCTGAAGAACAGATAGATGAGATGCTCAAATCAAAATATGGTGAAGCGACAAGCTAG
- a CDS encoding thermonuclease family protein: MPNRSIPPYHNLQQLLLVFLLIGLSLDSRCHAAMLEGQVVGILSGDRITLRPADGNYREIKLSGIRIPTRDQNMKKIAQRHLNMLLAGRFVSVEYNTLSARGVILGTVLHGGSDMALRMLSDGLAVTTNHPRLQPSRLRRYEQAEATARARGLGFWQKLR, translated from the coding sequence ATGCCGAATCGCTCAATTCCGCCTTACCATAACCTGCAACAGCTGTTGCTGGTATTCCTGCTGATTGGTCTTAGTCTCGATAGCAGGTGTCATGCAGCCATGCTGGAGGGTCAGGTCGTCGGAATACTTAGCGGCGACCGCATCACGCTCAGGCCGGCGGATGGTAATTACAGAGAAATCAAACTCTCCGGTATCCGCATACCTACCCGCGACCAAAACATGAAAAAGATAGCGCAACGCCACCTCAATATGTTGCTCGCGGGCCGCTTTGTCAGTGTCGAATACAATACCCTTTCCGCCAGGGGTGTTATACTCGGAACTGTCCTCCATGGGGGATCGGATATGGCCTTACGGATGTTATCCGATGGCTTGGCCGTGACGACAAACCATCCACGGCTGCAACCTTCAAGATTGAGGCGTTACGAACAGGCCGAGGCCACCGCCCGCGCCCGCGGACTCGGTTTTTGGCAGAAATTGAGATGA
- a CDS encoding glucose-1-phosphate adenylyltransferase: protein MLDKTLTVILAGGQGSRLQPLTLERTKAAVPFGGQYRIIDFPLVNCLHSGLRRILVLTQYKSHSLQKHLRDGWSLFNPELAEYITAVPPQMRRGGGWYDGTADAVYQNLYMLKRSGAERVLILPGDHIYRMDYAPMIAFHGQHKASVTVACMQRPSAEAGLSGILDLDRNGQVNSYGVLHERQRADSGGESTAQVSMGIYLFSIDGLISALEEDHDLNGSSHDLTHDILPKMVAAGGAYAYQFGGETGRVSQDRYWRDVATIDSYYEANMELLDPVPSLDLYQPEWPIRTHHGQNPPARTVPGISGSEGIFINSIVANGVLIVGGSVQRSILFPKCLIGDEAVIHNSILFDGVKVGDRVQLENCIVDKGVVIPAGERIGFDQARDAARFSVSPKGVVVVPKDYRFTT, encoded by the coding sequence ATGCTAGACAAGACATTGACTGTGATCCTCGCAGGTGGTCAGGGTTCTCGCCTGCAGCCACTCACGCTCGAACGGACCAAGGCAGCAGTACCCTTCGGGGGACAATACAGAATCATCGATTTCCCTCTGGTCAATTGCCTGCACTCCGGGTTACGCAGGATATTGGTGTTGACTCAATATAAATCCCACTCCCTGCAAAAGCATTTGAGAGACGGATGGTCGCTGTTCAATCCGGAGTTGGCTGAATACATCACCGCCGTTCCGCCTCAAATGCGAAGGGGTGGTGGTTGGTATGACGGTACTGCTGATGCCGTTTACCAGAACCTCTACATGCTCAAGCGCAGTGGTGCGGAACGGGTATTGATCCTGCCCGGTGATCATATTTATCGAATGGATTACGCGCCAATGATCGCATTTCATGGGCAACATAAAGCCAGTGTAACGGTCGCTTGCATGCAGCGCCCGTCTGCAGAAGCCGGTCTTTCCGGAATCTTGGACCTGGACCGGAATGGTCAAGTCAATTCTTATGGGGTGCTGCATGAGCGGCAAAGAGCCGATAGTGGTGGTGAGTCAACTGCCCAGGTCTCAATGGGTATCTATCTCTTTTCCATTGACGGACTGATTTCCGCGCTTGAGGAGGATCACGATCTGAACGGTTCCAGTCATGATCTCACCCATGACATCCTGCCGAAAATGGTTGCGGCCGGCGGTGCCTACGCCTACCAATTCGGTGGTGAGACGGGGCGTGTCAGCCAGGACCGCTATTGGCGGGATGTCGCCACCATCGACAGTTACTATGAAGCGAACATGGAGTTGTTGGACCCGGTGCCGTCATTGGATCTGTATCAGCCTGAGTGGCCGATCCGTACCCACCATGGGCAAAACCCGCCAGCACGGACCGTGCCGGGCATCTCAGGCAGTGAGGGGATCTTTATCAACTCCATCGTTGCCAATGGGGTCCTCATCGTGGGTGGCAGTGTACAGCGATCCATTTTGTTTCCGAAGTGCCTGATCGGGGATGAAGCGGTGATCCATAATTCGATTCTTTTCGATGGCGTCAAGGTCGGCGATAGGGTGCAGTTGGAGAATTGTATTGTCGACAAGGGTGTTGTGATTCCTGCCGGTGAGCGTATTGGATTTGATCAAGCGCGTGACGCAGCCCGATTTTCCGTTTCCCCCAAGGGGGTGGTCGTCGTACCCAAGGATTACCGTTTCACTACCTGA
- a CDS encoding 2-oxoglutarate dehydrogenase E1 component: MTDYLDLLRSTSAYSGGNAAFVEELYENYLKDPQSIPDDWRKEFEGLPNQAHTDTAHEPIRQRFLHLVYEKRSATITADENLSPGAAEQQASVLRYINGFRMRGHQNAELDPLKLRDPVYVPDLDLAYHKLDKIDQNTIYNTGSLFAPERLPLRDIIELVKISYCGGVGTEYGHITSTKQKRWIQERIEQRHLFQQFSNKQKIWLLTLLTAAEGIEKYLHNRYVGQKRFSLEGGETLIPLLDDLIQHCGSNGINEVVIGMAHRGRINVLTNILGKPPQDIFDEFEGRVTVDPVRLSGDVKYHMGFSTDIDTDSGIVHVALGFNPSHLEIINPVIEGSVRARQRRRSDHDGSRVLPILIHGDAAFAGQGVVMETLNLSQTRGYTTGGTVHIIVNNQVGFTTSNPMDTRSTLYCTDVAKMVQAPIFHVNGDDPEAVVYVTRLALEFRMRFRKDVVIDVICYRRLGHNEADEPAVTQPEMYKKIRNHPTIRTLYADKLVQESVISPQQARDLVNNYRESLEQGIVVARPVTCALRHPYAVRWNAFKGIEWDHPVDTRLSSERLDLLAEQLLHVPGGFELHPRVEKIWTERKRMASGDQFVDWGFAENMAYASLLTEGVPVRLSGQDSGRGTFFHRHAVLHNQIDGEPLIPLQHLTRDQADFVVIDSLLSEEAVLGFEYGYATAEPNCLTIWEAQFGDFANGAQVVIDQFITSGGEKWGLLCGLVMFLPHGYEGQGAEHSSARPERFLRLCANHNIQVCVPSSASQIFHLLRRQMLRPYRHPLVVMTPKSLLRHRLATSPKQELLEGGFNNVIDEIDDIDPKKVKRLIMCSGKVYYELLETRRSRGLEDVAIIRLEQLYPFPQEDFDKIVTRYKNAKMFIWCQEEPQNQGAWDQIKHRFYPIVSKNRQLYYVGRSSAAAPSVGYRSVHVEQQETLIDEALSGRINPRMNYRNQDHQ; this comes from the coding sequence ATGACCGACTATCTGGATTTACTCAGATCCACCTCTGCCTATTCAGGCGGAAATGCCGCCTTTGTTGAAGAGCTGTACGAAAATTATCTCAAAGACCCGCAAAGCATCCCGGACGACTGGCGAAAGGAGTTCGAGGGACTACCGAATCAAGCCCATACTGACACTGCGCATGAACCCATCCGCCAGCGTTTTCTCCATCTGGTGTATGAAAAGCGCTCTGCAACCATCACCGCAGATGAAAATCTCTCACCGGGAGCCGCAGAGCAACAGGCTTCCGTTCTACGCTATATCAATGGATTTCGCATGCGTGGCCACCAAAATGCGGAGCTTGATCCCCTCAAGCTGCGCGACCCTGTCTATGTTCCCGATCTCGACCTGGCCTACCATAAGCTGGATAAGATCGACCAAAACACCATTTACAATACCGGTTCTCTCTTCGCGCCGGAACGCCTGCCGCTGCGAGACATTATCGAGCTGGTCAAGATAAGTTACTGCGGTGGCGTCGGCACCGAATATGGACACATTACCAGTACCAAACAGAAGCGCTGGATCCAGGAACGCATCGAACAGCGGCACCTTTTCCAGCAGTTCAGCAATAAGCAAAAGATCTGGCTGTTGACCCTGCTGACCGCAGCTGAGGGGATCGAAAAATATCTGCATAACCGGTACGTCGGCCAGAAAAGGTTCTCTCTGGAGGGCGGTGAGACCCTGATCCCATTGCTGGACGATCTGATTCAACACTGTGGCAGCAATGGCATCAATGAAGTCGTCATCGGCATGGCCCATCGCGGACGGATCAATGTATTGACCAATATACTGGGTAAGCCACCTCAGGATATTTTTGATGAGTTCGAAGGCCGTGTCACTGTTGACCCGGTACGTCTCTCCGGCGATGTGAAGTATCACATGGGTTTCTCTACCGATATCGATACCGACAGTGGAATAGTGCATGTCGCACTGGGCTTCAACCCCTCACATCTGGAGATCATCAATCCTGTCATCGAAGGTTCGGTAAGGGCGCGGCAACGCCGTCGCAGCGATCATGACGGATCCAGGGTATTACCTATATTGATTCATGGTGATGCCGCATTTGCCGGCCAGGGTGTGGTGATGGAGACTCTGAACCTTTCGCAAACCCGCGGCTACACCACCGGTGGCACGGTGCATATCATCGTCAACAATCAGGTCGGGTTTACCACCAGCAATCCCATGGACACCCGTTCCACCCTCTACTGTACCGATGTCGCCAAGATGGTTCAGGCGCCAATCTTTCACGTCAATGGCGACGATCCCGAAGCGGTAGTCTACGTCACCCGCCTGGCACTCGAATTTCGTATGCGCTTTCGCAAGGACGTGGTAATCGATGTCATCTGCTATCGACGGCTTGGTCACAATGAAGCCGACGAACCCGCCGTCACACAACCGGAGATGTACAAGAAGATCCGCAATCACCCAACGATACGGACCCTTTACGCAGATAAGCTGGTGCAGGAATCAGTCATCTCACCCCAACAGGCACGAGATTTGGTGAATAATTATCGTGAATCCCTTGAACAGGGGATCGTGGTGGCAAGGCCTGTAACCTGCGCCCTTCGCCATCCCTATGCGGTAAGGTGGAATGCCTTTAAAGGTATCGAATGGGATCACCCGGTGGATACCCGGCTCAGCAGCGAGCGTTTAGATCTGCTGGCGGAACAGCTACTGCATGTTCCGGGGGGCTTTGAACTCCATCCCCGGGTTGAGAAGATTTGGACCGAAAGAAAGCGCATGGCCAGCGGGGATCAATTCGTCGATTGGGGCTTTGCTGAAAACATGGCCTATGCCTCCTTGCTCACCGAGGGTGTCCCGGTGAGACTCTCAGGCCAGGACTCAGGGCGCGGAACCTTCTTTCACCGCCACGCAGTGCTTCATAATCAGATCGACGGCGAACCTCTGATCCCTCTGCAGCATTTGACCCGGGACCAGGCTGACTTTGTGGTTATCGATTCGCTGTTATCGGAGGAGGCGGTACTCGGATTTGAGTATGGTTATGCCACAGCAGAGCCCAATTGCCTTACCATCTGGGAGGCCCAATTCGGTGACTTCGCTAACGGCGCACAGGTTGTCATCGATCAGTTCATCACATCGGGCGGTGAAAAGTGGGGCCTGTTGTGCGGACTGGTGATGTTCCTGCCCCACGGTTACGAAGGTCAGGGCGCCGAGCACTCCTCGGCCCGTCCGGAGCGCTTTCTACGCCTCTGCGCCAACCACAACATTCAGGTCTGCGTTCCAAGTTCGGCATCGCAAATATTCCATCTGTTAAGACGGCAGATGCTGCGGCCATATCGTCATCCACTCGTCGTAATGACACCCAAGAGCCTGCTCAGGCACCGCCTGGCAACATCACCCAAACAGGAACTGCTGGAAGGCGGATTCAATAATGTCATCGACGAGATTGATGATATCGATCCGAAAAAGGTCAAGCGCCTCATCATGTGCTCGGGAAAGGTCTATTATGAATTGTTGGAGACCCGCCGCTCGCGCGGCCTGGAAGATGTGGCGATTATACGCTTAGAGCAGCTATACCCCTTTCCCCAAGAAGACTTCGACAAGATCGTAACACGCTATAAGAACGCGAAAATGTTTATCTGGTGTCAGGAAGAACCGCAAAATCAAGGGGCATGGGATCAAATCAAACATCGCTTCTACCCCATTGTTTCCAAAAACAGGCAACTCTACTATGTTGGACGCTCTTCAGCGGCGGCACCCTCAGTCGGTTACCGCTCGGTACATGTCGAACAGCAGGAGACTCTGATTGACGAGGCACTCTCCGGGCGCATCAACCCTCGAATGAACTACAGGAACCAGGACCATCAATGA
- a CDS encoding fumarate hydratase: protein MSAQESNKLRVNLNPISLEADLAYFGARLELVGEPETQYQAAQLKVYKALEAALEENLKRLRKKESRSKAKTKKKKD, encoded by the coding sequence TTGTCCGCACAAGAGAGTAACAAATTAAGGGTCAACCTGAATCCGATTTCTTTGGAAGCGGATCTGGCCTATTTCGGTGCCCGCCTGGAATTGGTCGGAGAGCCTGAAACTCAGTATCAGGCTGCGCAACTCAAGGTCTATAAGGCACTGGAAGCCGCATTGGAAGAAAACCTGAAACGCCTTCGTAAAAAAGAGTCCAGGTCCAAGGCAAAGACAAAAAAGAAAAAGGATTAG
- a CDS encoding fumarate hydratase translates to MTLIRQEDLIHSIADALQFISYYHPVDFLKAMGEAWAKEESPAAKDAMAQILVNSRMSAEGKRPVCQDTGMVVVFLKIGMQVQWDGAMSVSEMVNEGVRHGYAHPDNVLRFSMVTDPLGRRKNSGDNTPAIIHMELVPGDKVEVKIAAKGGGSENKSRFKVLNPSGSLVDWVLQEVPKMGAGWCPPGMLGIGVGGSAEKAMLLAKESLMEPIDIHELQARGPANRKEELRLEIYDKVNALGIGAQGLGGLTTVLDVKISDFPTHAASLPVGMIPNCAATRHVEFTLDGSGPALLSPPTREDWPDVTWEASPQARRVNLDEISKEEIADWQPGELILLNGKLLTGRDAAHKRIADLYANNQPLPEGIDFHGRFIYYVGPVDPVRDEVVGPAGPTTATRMDKFSDVMLDQAGLFGMVGKAERGPAALEAIKRHKAVYLMAVGGAAYLVSKAIRSSRLLAFEDLGMEAIREFEVVDFPVTVAVDSRGTSVHQTGPAEWRNKIGKIPVVPE, encoded by the coding sequence ATGACCCTCATCCGCCAGGAAGATCTTATCCATAGCATCGCCGATGCTCTTCAGTTTATTTCCTATTATCATCCGGTCGACTTTCTCAAAGCCATGGGAGAGGCATGGGCCAAGGAAGAGAGTCCGGCCGCCAAGGATGCAATGGCGCAGATTCTGGTCAATTCACGCATGTCAGCCGAGGGAAAACGTCCGGTCTGCCAGGATACCGGCATGGTGGTAGTTTTTCTCAAGATCGGTATGCAGGTTCAATGGGACGGCGCGATGTCGGTCAGCGAGATGGTCAATGAAGGCGTACGCCACGGTTATGCCCATCCCGACAATGTACTGCGATTCTCCATGGTCACCGATCCACTCGGCCGTCGCAAGAACAGTGGAGACAACACACCGGCCATCATTCACATGGAACTGGTCCCTGGCGACAAGGTTGAAGTTAAAATCGCAGCCAAGGGCGGTGGATCAGAGAACAAATCCCGCTTCAAGGTGCTCAACCCGTCCGGCTCACTGGTCGATTGGGTTTTACAAGAGGTACCCAAGATGGGTGCCGGATGGTGCCCGCCGGGGATGCTCGGTATCGGCGTCGGAGGCTCGGCGGAAAAGGCCATGCTGCTGGCCAAGGAGTCGTTGATGGAACCTATCGATATCCATGAGTTGCAGGCACGTGGCCCGGCCAATCGCAAAGAGGAGCTGCGTTTGGAGATCTATGACAAGGTCAATGCATTGGGCATTGGCGCGCAGGGACTCGGAGGCCTGACCACGGTGCTCGACGTTAAGATCAGCGACTTTCCCACTCACGCCGCCTCATTGCCGGTGGGTATGATCCCCAATTGCGCCGCCACGCGTCATGTGGAGTTCACCCTGGACGGCAGCGGCCCCGCCCTGCTATCCCCACCTACCCGGGAAGATTGGCCTGATGTGACCTGGGAGGCCTCCCCGCAAGCACGCCGCGTCAACCTGGATGAGATCAGCAAGGAGGAGATAGCCGACTGGCAACCGGGTGAACTCATACTGCTCAACGGTAAACTTCTGACCGGGCGGGATGCCGCACATAAGCGGATCGCCGATCTCTACGCCAACAATCAGCCACTACCCGAGGGAATCGACTTCCATGGCCGCTTTATCTATTACGTGGGACCTGTCGATCCTGTACGTGATGAGGTAGTAGGCCCGGCCGGCCCCACCACCGCCACACGCATGGATAAGTTCAGCGATGTCATGTTGGATCAGGCGGGTCTGTTCGGCATGGTCGGTAAAGCGGAACGGGGTCCGGCGGCTTTGGAGGCGATAAAACGTCATAAAGCGGTCTATCTGATGGCGGTGGGCGGTGCTGCCTACCTTGTATCCAAAGCGATTCGCAGTTCACGTCTGTTGGCATTTGAAGATCTCGGCATGGAGGCCATACGGGAGTTTGAAGTGGTCGATTTTCCGGTCACAGTGGCAGTTGACAGCCGTGGTACCTCTGTTCATCAGACGGGCCCCGCCGAATGGCGGAACAAGATAGGTAAGATACCAGTTGTACCGGAGTAG
- the odhB gene encoding 2-oxoglutarate dehydrogenase complex dihydrolipoyllysine-residue succinyltransferase: MSIELRVPQLPESVSDATVLSWHKQPGEHIDQDETLVDLETDKVVLEVPSPQSGTLTTIHFKEGETVQADDILGILEAGAGTPARQEQPPETPQADKEAPALSPAVRRLVKESGIDPSTIQGSGKNGRIVKSDVEAAIAAQKSGSQTERAVAPATPSPPPAAVATGRIEERVPMTRLRKRVAERLVEAQQTAAILTTFNEVNLQAISDLRVKYRDEFEKRHNVRLGFMAFFVKAAVEALKQYPIINATVDGDDILYHGYFDIGIAVSSPRGLVVPILRDADQLSFAAVEQRIKDFGAKAQDGSLSYEDLTGGTFSITNGGVFGSMLSTPILNPPQSAILGMHSIQQRPVAEKGEIVIRPVMYLALSYDHRIIDGRDAVQFLVTIKQLLEDPSRLLLEI; encoded by the coding sequence ATGAGCATCGAACTACGCGTTCCCCAACTTCCCGAATCGGTTTCAGACGCCACTGTGCTGAGCTGGCACAAACAGCCGGGTGAACACATCGACCAGGATGAGACACTGGTCGACCTGGAAACCGATAAAGTTGTACTTGAAGTACCGTCGCCGCAATCAGGCACCCTGACAACGATTCACTTCAAAGAGGGTGAAACCGTTCAGGCTGATGATATCTTGGGCATTCTGGAGGCCGGAGCCGGGACTCCGGCCAGACAAGAACAACCGCCTGAAACCCCACAGGCAGACAAGGAGGCACCTGCCCTCTCTCCCGCTGTCAGACGCCTGGTAAAGGAGAGTGGCATCGATCCCAGTACGATACAGGGCAGCGGTAAAAATGGGCGTATCGTCAAATCCGATGTGGAAGCGGCGATCGCTGCGCAAAAGAGCGGATCTCAAACCGAGCGCGCTGTTGCGCCGGCAACTCCATCCCCCCCACCGGCAGCCGTCGCAACAGGTCGTATTGAAGAACGGGTACCGATGACGCGTCTGCGCAAGCGTGTCGCGGAGCGTTTGGTTGAGGCACAACAGACCGCTGCAATCCTGACCACCTTCAATGAGGTTAACCTGCAAGCCATTTCCGATCTTCGGGTCAAATACAGAGATGAGTTCGAAAAACGGCACAATGTACGCTTGGGCTTCATGGCCTTTTTCGTCAAGGCAGCAGTCGAGGCGCTAAAACAGTATCCGATCATCAATGCAACCGTTGACGGTGATGATATCCTCTATCATGGCTACTTCGATATAGGTATCGCCGTCTCCTCACCGCGAGGGCTTGTGGTACCGATATTGCGGGATGCGGATCAGCTCAGCTTTGCTGCCGTAGAGCAAAGAATCAAGGATTTTGGCGCCAAGGCCCAGGATGGATCGTTGAGTTATGAAGACCTGACCGGCGGCACATTCTCCATTACCAACGGCGGTGTATTCGGCTCCATGCTCTCCACACCGATTCTCAACCCACCTCAAAGCGCGATACTCGGCATGCATTCAATCCAACAGCGCCCGGTGGCGGAAAAAGGAGAGATCGTTATCCGCCCGGTGATGTATCTGGCGCTATCCTACGACCACCGCATCATCGATGGCCGGGATGCAGTACAGTTCCTGGTGACCATCAAGCAGTTGCTGGAGGACCCCAGCCGGTTACTACTGGAAATCTGA